The Candidatus Roseilinea sp. sequence ATATAACGCCCGCGCTTGCGCTTGGTGCGGGTGGTGCTGCGTTTGCCGGCGCTGTTGCGCGTGATCTTATCGAGCGGCGTGTTCAGCTTGCGCGCGCGGAACACCTCGCCTGGGGCCATCTTCTGACCGCCCTGCCAATCCTGCGCCTGTTGCGGCGCCGTGGGAACAGTTTGCGGCATGAGCTGCGCGGGGCTTTCCGAGCTGTCTATGTCCTCGTTCAGCCCCGACTCACTTTTTTTGCCATTGCATCCGGCTGCTGGGGCGGCGGTTGCGAATCGGCAGCAGCCTGCGCCTGAGCCTGCTGCTCGATTTGTCGCAACTTCTCACTGAGCGTGGCCATCGCCTGCTCGGTATCCTGGAAGGGATGGCGCTTCAGGCGGTGCGGCAAGGCCAGCTCCGCTGCCAACAGGATGTCCTGCTCGGCGATCGCGTCGCGGCCCATAAACGCAGCGTGCGCCCGCGCCGTTTTGAGGATGACCAGGTCGGCGCGGTGGCCATCCACGCCAAGGCCGGCGACCAGATTGGCGATCGTCGCCAGGTCGCGTTGAGTGTGTTTGACGGAGGGCAACCGCGCGCGCGCCTCGGCGATCTCCAACGTGAGCGCCTTCTCGTAAGGCTCCCACTCCTTCATGAACGCCGCCGGGTCGCTCTCGAAAGCCAGATTGCGTTCCAGGATGGTCATGCGGGCGCGCGGGTCGCGGATGCCCATGATGTCCACGCATAGCGCAAAGCGGTCGAGCAACTGCGGGCGCAAGTCACCCTCCTCCGGGTTCATCGAGCCGATCAGCACAAAGCGCGCCGGGTGACTGAAGCTGATGCCTTCGCGCTCCACCACGTTGACCCCCATCGCAGCAACGTCGAGCAACAAATCCACGACATGGTCGTCGAGCAGGTTGACTTCGTCCACATAGAGCACGCCGCGGTTGGCTGCGGCCAACACCCCCGGCTCGAAATGCTTCTCACCTTTCTGGATCGCCTTTTCGATGTCAAGCGTGCCAACCACGCGGTCTTCGGTGGCGCTTACCGGCAGATTCACAAAGCGCGTCTTGCGCCGCACAATCTTGAACGACTCGCCGGCCGCGGCGCGCCGCTTGAGATCCTCAGTAAACGAGGCGGGATTGGCCGGATCGCACGAGAACGGATCGTCCTCGATCACGTCTATTTCGGGCAAAATGGCTGCCAGCGCGCGCGCGGCGGTGCTCTTGGCCGTCCCGCGTTCGCCGCGAATCAATACGCCGCCGATCTGCGGATAGATCGCATTCAGAATCAGCGCACGCTTCATGCGGTCTTGTCCGACGATCGCAGTGAAAGGAAAGATGATGGCCATATCAATTCAATGCTATCACACCGATATGGCGCGATCGCGCAGCGCAATTGCGCTTCCGTGGCACAGTGACACAATTCCGATTACCATAGCATGATCCGCATCATCGAAGTAGATACGACCGACCGGGACCAGGTGCGTCAATTCCTGGACTTCCCGTTTCGCATTTATCACGATGTCCCGCAGTGGGTGCCGCCCCTGGCCGGCGACGCGGCGCGCCAACTCGACCGCACACGTCATCCGTTCTTCCGGCACTCAGACGCGGCCTTCTTCCTGGCCTACCGCGACGGCGACGTTTGCGGGCGCATCTGCGTGCTGGACAATCGTCACTACAACGAGTTCAACGCCAGCCGGACGGCCCATTTCTTCTTGTTCGAGTGCGAGGACGACTTCGGCGCGTCACGCCGCTTGTTCGACGCGGCATATCAATGGGCGCGCCGGCGCGGTCTGGACTCCATCGAAGGGCCAAAGGGCATGACCGCGCTGGACGGCTTGGGCCTGCTGGTCGAAGGGTTTGCCCACCGTCCGGCGCTGGGCATCCCCTACAACCGCGACTATTACCCGAAGCTGTTAGAGGACGCCGGATTCATCGGCAAAGGCGACATTGTCTCCGGCTACCTCAGCCCGCGCACACTGAACCCGGCGGCGTTTGAGCAGATTGACCGCGTGGCCGAACGTGTGAAAGCGCGGCGCGGGCTGCGCGTCGCGCGCTTCACCTCGCGGCGCGCCTTGCGCCGCGCCGTGCCGGCGCTGCTCGACCTATACAACGGCGCGCTGGGACGCGCAGCGGGCAACGTGCCGTTCACGCCGGACGAAGCCCAGGTGATGGCCAGTCAGCTCATCTGGTTCGCCGACCCTCGGCTGATCAAGCTGGTATACAAGGCGAACGAGCCGGTCGGATTCCTGCTGGCCTACCCGGATGTCTCCGAAGCGATCCAACGCGTGCGCGGCCGGCTGTGGCCGGTGGGATGGCTGGCGCTGTGGCGCGCGCGGAAATCCACCCGTTGGGTAAACATCAACGGCATGGGCATCGCAGAGGCCCATCGCGGCGGCGGCGGCAGCGCCGTGCTGTTCAGCGAGATGCGCCGGAGCATCGTCGAGGGCGGCTATGAACACGCTGACCTGGTGCAGATCGGCGTCGAGAACTTGCCGATGCAGCGCGAGATGCGCGATCTCGGCATCACGTTTTACAAGACGCACCGCATGTATGCGCGGGCGCTGGGGTCAACCGTCACCTGACGCCGAACGCGCGATGTCCCACGGGCGCGCCTCGCGCTCAAACAGCGTGGATAATCCAACAGACCTAAACATCCGACCTCCGTTGATACATACTTGGCCGAGCATGAGTTGAAGCGCCTATCCGTTGACGCTCGACGGGCGGGCGAAGGCGCTGCCCTCGCCCGCCTGATGCACCCACTGCGTGCGTGCGTCCTCGAATAGGCCACTGAAAATAACTTTCAAGTGCAATGAAGCGAATCGCAGTAGTTACTTCCGGCGGCGACGTCCCCGGCCTCAACGCCGCCATCCGCGCCGTCACGCGCTCGGCGCTGGCGTACGGCGTCCAGGTGATCGGCGTCCATCGCGGATACGAGGGACTCATCGCCGGCGAATTCACCGAAATGACCTCCCGCGACGTGGGCGGCCTCTTGCGCAAAGGCGGCACCATTCTGGGCACTTCGCGCAGCGAGCGGTTCATGACGGAGGAGGGACGTCGCATAGCCAAAGAACGGCTGGAGCAGGCCGGCATCGAAGGCCTGGTCGTGATCGGCGGCAACGGGACGTTGGCCGGCGCGTACCAGCTCTACAAGCTGGGCGTGCCGCTGGTCGGCGTGCCCAAGACGATTGACAACGATCAGTATGGCACCGACACGGCCATCGGCGTAGACACGGCGCTCAACACCATCGCCGAGGCGGTGGGGCGCGTCAAAGACACCGCCTCATCGCACCGGCGCGCTTTCTTGATCGAGGTGATGGGCCGACGATGCGGTTACCTGGCGCTGGCCAGCGGCATCATCTGCGGCGCGGAGATGGTGCTCATCCCCGAACGGCCGGCCTCGCCGGACGACGTCGCGCGCCGCATCATCGAGGTCAGCCACATCGGCAAAGCGCACTGCATCATCATCGTCGCCGAGGGATGGCCGCCCGGCATGCGGGCGCTGAAGGAGCACCTGCTCACCAACCACGTGGACGAGGGGTTCGATGTGCGCGAGGTGGTGTTGGGACACGTGCAGCGCGGCGGCACGCCGACGGCTTTCGACCGGCTGCTGGCCACGCGCATGGGCGTGCGCGCCGTCGAATCGCTGCTGGACGGCAGCGGCATCGGCCACATGGTCGGTTTACACGGCGGCCAGCTCAGCCTGGTGCCGCTCGAAGTGGCCACGTCGCAGCAAAAGCCGCTCTCGGCCGAGATGCTGCGCATCGCCGATATGCTGTGCCGCTAACTCAGTAGGCGCCTCTCAGGGTTCGGCGCAGGCCATGCCTTCGCACCTGCTGGTGCTCGCCCCCTAGATGCGCGTGACCACCGGCCCGGCCTGTGCGCGGGCGAACAGGTCTGCCCACGCACGCGAACCATCGTCCGGGTGCGTCGCCATGCGCACGCCGCGCGCTTGCGCGGGGATGTTGCCGTGCTGCGCATCCACCCACACTTGCCAGATGTCGGCATAAAAACGGCGATGATTGTCCGGCCAGATCACCTCCAACAGCAGGCGTGGCTTAGGCAGCGCATACGGCGGATCCATGCGGTACTTGATCAGCGCGGATTCGTCCACAGGCATGCCCAGGCCGGGCGCTTCGGGCACGCGGGCGCAGCCGCCGACGATCTCGATCGGCTGCGCGAGTAAGTCATCGGCGTAGTTGTTCAGGCAATTGACCGCCGGCCACTGGGCGAAGGGCAACACGGCGCCGAGGTGCAGCGCCATCAGCGTGGTCAGCCCGGTGCCGACGAGTTGCAGCCAGAACGGTTTGTCGAACGCTGCGGCCTGGGCGGCTTCGCGCAACACGCGCGAGACACCTCCGCCGACGACGAAGCCATCGCAAACCTGATCGCGCGCGACGATAGGGAAAGGAGGATCGCCGAAGTGCAGTGCGATCGGCCGGCTGGTCTTGCTGCGTAGCTGACGCAAGCCTTCGACGTCGCGCTGCATGATGGGCGATTCGTAGATCGCCACGCGCGGCTCACGATCCAATTCGGCCAGCACCGGCGCAGCGTTGCCGGCGTTGATGAGCATCTGGTTCCAGTCCAGGTCAAGCCGGAAGTGCGGCGGCGTGACCTGAGCGATGGCCTCGACCTGAGCGAACACGTCCCACCACGGCCGGGCCTTGATCTTGTACGACGTGTAGCCGCGCGCCACCGCTTCCTGCGCCTCAGCAGCGTTGTCCTCTGGCGAGGCGTCAATGTTCCACCAGGAGATCGGACACCAATCGCGCACTTTAGGTAGGTTGAGCAGGCGATAAACTGGAACGCCCAGCGCCTGGCCCACGACGTCGTAGAGCGCCATCTGCAGGCCGGCGCCCAACGCATCGTCGCCAAGAAAGTCGGCAGGGTTGCCGCCTTTGACGCGCGCGATTGCCTCGTCGCTCACACGCCCCCAGGTGTAATGCGGCAACGTTTCGCCGTAGCCGACGATGCCGGCGTCGGTCACCACGCGCGTGATCTCGCTGATGCGCCAGTTCCAGACCTCACGCGCGTTCAATCGCTCGCAGCGTTCGGTGAAAGGAACGTTCAAGGTGATGCGTTCAACCTCGACGATTTTGAGTTTTGCAGCCATAGCATGTTCCAGGTAAAAAGATCAGCCTATACTTTCGTCGCGATCGAGCCGTTGCGCAAGAAGGCCGTGCGATGCGAGAGATTATTGAGGCGATTGACCGGTGGAGCCAGCAGGGCGAGCCGATTGCAGTGGCGACGGTGATCGAGACGTGGGGGTCGGCGCCGCGCGGGGTGGGCGCCAAGATGGCGCTCACGCCCAGCCACCGCATCGCCGGCTCGGTGAGCGGCGGCTGCGTCGAGGGCGCCGTGTTCGAGGCCGGCATCGAAACACTGGAATCGGGGCGCCCCCAGTTGCTGCGCTTCGGCGTCGCCGACGAAACGGCTTTCGAGACAGTCGGCCTGGCCTGCGGCGGCCGCATCGAGGTCTTCGTCGAGCCGCTCGCGCCGGCGCTGCGCGCATTCTGGCAGCGCATCTACGAGCGAGATATCCCGGCCGCTACGGCAACCATCGTCCAAGGCCCAGAGGCATGGCTGGGCTATAAGCTGATGCTCGACGCAGAAGGTGAGATCGTGCAAATCGCCGGCGCCGCCGAGACATCGGAGGTCTATACGCAATTGCTCCACGCAGCGCAGGAGGCGCTACGTGAGGGCACATCGCGACGGGTCACATCGCCTACCACCGGCAGCGACCAGATCACCGCCTTTGTCGAGGCCCTTCTGCCCACACCGACCCTCATCATCGTCGGCGGCGTGCACATTGCCATCGCCCTGACGACCCTGGCCAAAGCGATGGGTTACCGCGTCATCATTGTGGACCCGCGCCCCGCCTTCGGCAACGACCAACGCTTCCCACACGCCGACTGCATCATCAACGAGCCCCCCCGCCGGGCGTTCGAGTCGCTGGCGATCACGCGCTCGACCGCCATCGTCACACTGACGCACGACGCCAAGTTCGACGACCCGGCGCTGTGCGCCGCGCTGGCCAGCCCGGCGTTCTACGTCGGCGCGCTGGGCGGGCGGAAGACGCGCGAGGCGCGACGCAGAAGGCTGGCAGATGCCGGGCTGGACGAGGCGCAGTTGAGCCGGCTGCACTCGCCCATCGGCATAGACATCGGCGCGCGCACGCCCGAGGAGATCGCGCTGGCGACGATGGCGCAGATCGTAGCGGCCAGGAACGCCGGAGGCGCGCACGCAGCATGATGCGCGGGCGAACTTACGCGCGCTGCTGTGCGGCGCTGTTCACTGCAACGCCGCTGATGAAGCCGATATAGGCCGGCACAAGCGGCAGCACGCATGGCGAGAGGAAGGAGAGCACACCGGCAGCGGCGGCCACAGGGACGCTCAACGCCGCGCCCCCCCAACACCTGCGATTCCAACTCGAACGGCACGCCGGCCAGCGAGGCGCTAAGCTGGGAGAGCTGGCCGAAGAGGAGCGCCAAGCCCACGGCGATCAAGAGGATGCCACTGATGATCTCGACAACGCGCATGTGTTTCTGGGCGCGCCGCAGAGCAGGCACCAGTTGGTCGGCCAGCGCGGCCACTAGCAGGAAGGGTATGCCCAAGCCGAGCGTGTAGGCGAAGAGTAGCGTAATGCGGGCGCCGAGTTCGCTGGTGACGCTCAGCGTCAGAATCGCGCCGAGGAACGGGCCGATGCAGGGCGTCCAGCCGGCGGCGAAGGCCATGCCGGTCAGGTAAGAGCGGGCTGCGCCAGCGCTGCGGCCGATCGCGCCCAGATCGCGGCGGGTGTCGCGGTAGAGGAACGGCAGATTCACGATGCGCAACGTGAACAAGCCGAAGACGATCAGGGCAATTCCCCCCACCACGCGCACGCCGTCGCGCAGGTCATAGAAGACGTCGCCGAGCAATGTTCCGACGAAGCCGAACACGCCGACGACGAAGGTGGCGAAGCCGGATACAAAGATCAACCCCTGCCAAAACGTGCGCCAACGTTGAGCGCGTGTGAGTGGCGCTGCACCAGCGCGCGCAGCAGGCTGAATGATCTGCTCGGCCATTCATCTAAGTGACAACCGATGCGTTGCCTCATCGGTCATCATTTACTCTTCGATTCGCCGGATTCCGCCTCGGCAGGTGTCTCTTCGTCCACAATTTCGGCAATCGCACGCTTGCTGCGCCGGCGCCGCGCCTTCTCGGCTTTGTCCACCAGCTCGGTCGCCTTTCGCTCCAGGCGCTTCTGGAAGCGATCAACTTGACCTTCGGTATCGAGGATGCGCTGCTGTCCGGTGTAGAAGGGATGCGTGCCGCTCCACACATCCAGATGTAGCTCAGGGCGCGTCGAACCCACGGTGCCAATGAACTCACCACCGACGTAGACATTGGCCTCGTCGTAATATTTGGGGTGAATATCCTTCTTCATTGCACTCCCTCCTTAACCACAGCCACCGGCCGAACGCTGACGCGCTTGCTTCCGTTGGGCAGGGTGTCGAATACAACGACGCCATCAGCCGTGGCGAACAACGTGTGATCTTTGCCCACGCCGACGTGCGCGCCTGGCTTGAACTTCGTGCCGCGCTGGCGCACCAGAATATTGCCGGCCAGCACGAGTTGACCCCCAAAGCGTTTTACGCCTAGCCGCTTCGATTCGCTATCACGACCGTTTGTTGTGGAGCTGCCACCTTTCTTGTGTGCCATCTCTGCTCCTGCTTAGCGACGACCGACGATGGGCGATGAGCCGCTTGATGCAGCCATCACAACGTTCGCCGGTCATTATCACATCAACCCATGATCTTCAGCTTAGTGTACGTTTGGCGATGGCCGATCTTCTTGCGATAGCGCTTCTTGGGCTTGTACTTGAAGACGATCAGCTTCTCGCCTTTTTCTTGGCCCACGACCCGCGCCGAGATTTCCCGGCCGCTGATGCGCGGTTTGCCAACCTGCACGCCATCGTCATCTGATATCAATAGGACCGGCAGCTTCAGCTCACTGCCGGCTTCCGCTTCAAGTTTCTCGACGTAGATTTCGTCGCCGGGCGACACGCGGTACTGTCGCCCGCTCAATTCGACCACTGCGTACATGCTCCCCTTCTCGCTCACTCGTCGGCAACACGTTCACACGAGAGAACTGCGCGCGAGTGAGAGTATTCGATAGCCGGTCGTTCGACCGGCGCTCAAGCCCCGCAATTATATGTGACTCACAAGGGGTGTCAATGCGCGGGAAGTTTGCGCACCGTCTCTGTAGGCGAGTTTGAACCAACGCTTCCCTGAGGGGCACGAGGCGGTATCTCGGCCGGTTGCACGAACGACAACCCCATCGCCCGCTCTAGTCCCGCCACGCGCTTTACCCCGCGCATCCCCCACCCGGCGCTGCCCAATCCGCCCGATCATCCGCTCAACACGATGATTCATCGCCGGCGCTTCTTCTGCGATTCTCAAGACAGCACCATTCATCGCAGCGCTCCGGCTTCTCAACGGCCGGGGCGACTTGCGCGTCGCCCGTTCCGGGCAGGTCCTCGAAGCGGCTGGGGGACGAGCTTCATCCCGACGAAAGCCCTGGTGATTCATCTGCGTGGTACAACCCTGGCAAGACGCTGAGCGCGGGCGCGGCGAAGTTTCGTGTGCTGCTCGCCGATGGGTTGCGCGTGAACGCAGTAGCTAGCTCCGGCCTGGCGCGTGCGGGCCGGCGATTGATCATCCCGGCCAATGGGCTGCGCGCAGGTCGGTCGCGTATACTTATCGTCGTTCCCTTGGCATCGTGGGACGACCGCTACCCTGCAAGAGTTTCGTCTACGAGCGCGAACTGCTATGAAGAGATGTTTCATCCTGTGCGCGTCGCTGGCCGTAATAGCGGCCGGCGTCCTCGGCCAGCCCCAGCGCGCGCGCGCTGCCTGGCCCGCAAATTCCCCTCGCGAGTATGTTGTGCAACCGGGCGACACGGTTGCTCGGCATTGCGCTCGCCTTTGGCGTGCCCATGGCCTCGATTCAGGCGCTCAACGACCTGCCAGACCCAGACATGATCCGGGCCGGGCAGAAGTTGAGGATTCCGACGGAGCCATTGCCAGCCGGCGAGGGCGCACGCTCGACGCTCTACATCGTCCGGCCAGGCGACACACACTCGGCGCCATTGCCGCGCGCTTTCAGCTTCGGGGTCAGCGACTTAACCCGTGCAAACCAGATCGCGGAAGACGCCATCATCCGCGTGGGCCAAAAATTGGTCATCCCCGTTCAGGGGGTGCGGTTCAAGCGGCGCGCTCCCCCCGCTCCGGGCGTCGAACTCATCCCGCTCGTCCCAGTTACAGCCCCTGCGCCGGCGAGCGGCGCCACGCAGGCGCCTCCGGCAAGCCCCCGAATTGGGCGCCGCGCCGACGGCATATCCCGTCGCAGCAGTCGCGGGGGCAGCAGTCGCGGAGATTGAAACGATGCGGGCGCGCCTATTGGAGTTGTACAACCAGGCGCGCATCGCCAACGGCGTCCCGCCGCTGGCTTACTCGTTCGTCTTGCAGGCCGCCGCGCAGGCACATGCTGAAGACTGCGCCGCGCGCGGCGCGGGCAGCCACATCGGCTCTGACGGCTCGCGCGCCAGCCAGCGCATCGCGCGCGCCGGCTACGCCGGTCGCGTGACCGGCGAGAATTGGGCGTTCGCCCGCAGCGCCGATCAGGCCTTTGAGATGTGGTATACGAACGAGATCCCCAGCCAAGGCCCACCAACCTGAAGAACATCCTCTCGCCGCGCTACAAAGAAGTCGGCTTCGGCATAGCGCCTGCACGCCATGGCTTCTTCCTCATCGCCAACTTGGGGGGGTGAGTTCGGGCGCGCACGGCGCGCCGCAACGCCTATGAACTTCTCCGACTACCAACGCCTGTCGCGCCGCACAGCGCAATATCCATCCATCGGCCATGCGGTGATCTATCCGGCGCTCGGCCTGACCAACGAAGCCGGCGAAGTGGCCGGCAAGATCAAGAAAATCTTCCGCGACAACGCCGGCGTCATCGGCGAGGCCGACCGCGAGGCGCTCAAGGCCGAGCTGGGCGACGTGCTGTGGTATTTAGCCCAGGTATGCACCGAACTCAACCTATCGCTGGAGGACGTCGCCCAGCACAACCTGGACAAGCTCGCTTCGCGCCAGGCGCGCGGCGCCATCGGCGGAGAAGGCGACGAGCGATAAACCCAGAACTGCAACCGCGATGAAGTCCTACCGCAAAGAAATCTGGATGAACGTCCCTAAACGGCGCGCCTTCATCAACATCACGCCACAGGTCGAACAAGCGCTGCGAGAGGAGCGGCATCCGCGAAGGGCTATGCCTGGTGAACAGCATGCACATCACCGCCTCGGTGTTCATCAACGACGATGAGAGCGGCCTGCACCACGACTTTGAGCGCTGGCTGGAGGCGCTGGCGCCGGAAGTCCCCGGCCCGTCGCACTACCGACACAACCTGACCGGCGAGGATAATGCCGATGCGCACCTCAAGCGCCAGGTGATGGGACGGGAAGTCGTTGTGGCCGTGACCGATGGCCGGCTGGATTTCGGGCCCGTGGGAGCAGATCTTCTACGGCGAGTTCGATGGGATGCGTCGCAAGCGTGTGCTGGTCAAGATCATCGGCGAGTAACGCCGACGGCGCGCGCCCCTCCCTATCGGCACAGTTTAGCCTGGTGCTCCTGAAAGGTCACCGAGAACTGATGCGAGCCGTCGCCATTGCAAGACGCGACGAAGTAGTAAAAGTTAGTCTGCGCCGGCTGGAGCACGGCTTGGATGGAGGACAGGCCCGGGTTGGCAATCGGCCCAGGCGGCAGGCCGGGGTTGGTGTAGGTGTTGTAGCCCCCTGGATCCACAAACTTCAAGTCCTCTAGCGTGAGCCCTTTCTTCCACCACGTGCCTTGATCCGGCTGATAGCCCAGCGCATATTGCGTCGTGGGGTCAGCCTGCAAAGGTTGCCCCACCCGCAAGCGATTGAAGAATACGCTAGCGATGATCGGCCGTTCGGCCGGGATGACCGCCTCGCGCTCGACGATGGACGCCAGGGTCAGCAGCTCATGCGGGCTGCGCCCTTCCTGGCGGGCCTGCTCCAACAGCGGCGCCGCTTTGGCGCCGAAGTTATCCAGCATGCGCAGGATGACATCTTGGGCAGTGGGGTTCTCCGGCAGGCGGTAAGTGTCCGGGAAGAGATAGCCCTCGAGCGTGGCGTCGGTGGGCGCCCCCGCGCAAGAAGGGATAGCTGTATGCGCGGGCGCGGCTGGTCAGCCGAATGAACTCATCGGCGCTCAAGCCGAGCTGTTGCTCCAGAAGCTGGGCGATCTCTTCGCGCCGCCGGCCTTCGGGAATGGTGACTTGAACTTCGCGGGCAGTGCTGCGTTGGAGGGCGAACGCGATTCTGCTCAATGTTCATGTTGGGCCGCAGCGTGAATACGCCGGCGTTGATGGTCGCATCCAACCCTTTGAACCGCACATAGAGCCGGAATAGGTCGGGGTCGTCAATCAGGCCTTGTGCCTGCAGCTTGCGCCCGATCTCGGCCACGGACTCGCCAGGGGCAACTACGAAGGTCTGCGGGGTGGGATCGTCGCTGACCGGGCGGCTCAGGTCGTTGCTGCGCAGCAGGTCAAGATACGTGCCGATCAGCCAGCGATCCAGGCCGGTCATCGCGTTGGGCATCCGAGACGCCGACGCCCGCGAATGCGCTGCGTCCATGTCGCGCCCGCGAAGACGAGCAACGCCAGGGTTGCAGCGAAGACGCCTGACCTCAAGATCGAGAATCGTGCTTTGTTCATGGCTTGTTGATGATCGCGGGTGATTCACGCGCGCCGCCCGTGCGCGCGTCGAGATAGCGTTGCAAGATGACCGCGGCCGCGATCGCGTCATCGTGATCGGGCTGCTTGCGCCGCCGAACCTCGGCGAGCACCCGCCTCGCGTCCTGCGTCGTGTAGCGCTCATCCACCCAGCGAATCGGCACGCCGAGGCGCGCGCCCAAGCGCTTCGACGAACGCTTGCACCTGCCGGGCCTGCTCGCTGATGTTACCGTCGGCATGCAGCGGCAGGCCGACCACGACCTCGTCGGCTTCGTGCTCGGCGACCAACGCGAGGACGCGCGCGACCGCGTCCTCGCGCCGGCGGTCTATCACGCACAGCGGACGGGCGATCAGCTTGGTCACGTCGCTCACCGCTGCGCCGATGCGGCGGTTGCCTATGTCCAGTGCTAACGTTCGCGCCATCGCCGGATAAGGATCATGGCCGACTTCCCGTTGCCTA is a genomic window containing:
- a CDS encoding hypothetical protein (possible pseudo, frameshifted), with protein sequence MAIIFPFTAIVGQDRMKRALILNAIYPQIGGVLIRGERGTAKSTAARALAAILPEIDVIEDDPFSCDPANPASFTEDLKRRAAAGESFKIVRRKTRFVNLPVSATEDRVVGTLDIEKAIQKGEKHFEPGVLAAANRGVLYVDEVNLLDDHVVDLLLDVAAMGVNVVEREGISFSHPARFVLIGSMNPEEGDLRPQLLDRFALCVDIMGIRDPRARMTILERNLAFESDPAAFMKEWEPYEKALTLEIAEARARLPSVKHTQRDLATIANLVAGLGVDGHRADLVILKTARAHAAFMGRDAIAEQDILLAAELALPHRLKRHPFQDTEQAMATLSEKLRQIEQQAQAQAAADSQPPPQQPDAMAKKVSRG
- the pfkA gene encoding ATP-dependent 6-phosphofructokinase, which gives rise to MKRIAVVTSGGDVPGLNAAIRAVTRSALAYGVQVIGVHRGYEGLIAGEFTEMTSRDVGGLLRKGGTILGTSRSERFMTEEGRRIAKERLEQAGIEGLVVIGGNGTLAGAYQLYKLGVPLVGVPKTIDNDQYGTDTAIGVDTALNTIAEAVGRVKDTASSHRRAFLIEVMGRRCGYLALASGIICGAEMVLIPERPASPDDVARRIIEVSHIGKAHCIIIVAEGWPPGMRALKEHLLTNHVDEGFDVREVVLGHVQRGGTPTAFDRLLATRMGVRAVESLLDGSGIGHMVGLHGGQLSLVPLEVATSQQKPLSAEMLRIADMLCR
- a CDS encoding mandelate racemase; this translates as MAAKLKIVEVERITLNVPFTERCERLNAREVWNWRISEITRVVTDAGIVGYGETLPHYTWGRVSDEAIARVKGGNPADFLGDDALGAGLQMALYDVVGQALGVPVYRLLNLPKVRDWCPISWWNIDASPEDNAAEAQEAVARGYTSYKIKARPWWDVFAQVEAIAQVTPPHFRLDLDWNQMLINAGNAAPVLAELDREPRVAIYESPIMQRDVEGLRQLRSKTSRPIALHFGDPPFPIVARDQVCDGFVVGGGVSRVLREAAQAAAFDKPFWLQLVGTGLTTLMALHLGAVLPFAQWPAVNCLNNYADDLLAQPIEIVGGCARVPEAPGLGMPVDESALIKYRMDPPYALPKPRLLLEVIWPDNHRRFYADIWQVWVDAQHGNIPAQARGVRMATHPDDGSRAWADLFARAQAGPVVTRI
- the rpmA gene encoding 50S ribosomal protein L27, encoding MAHKKGGSSTTNGRDSESKRLGVKRFGGQLVLAGNILVRQRGTKFKPGAHVGVGKDHTLFATADGVVVFDTLPNGSKRVSVRPVAVVKEGVQ
- the rplU gene encoding 50S ribosomal protein L21 is translated as MYAVVELSGRQYRVSPGDEIYVEKLEAEAGSELKLPVLLISDDDGVQVGKPRISGREISARVVGQEKGEKLIVFKYKPKKRYRKKIGHRQTYTKLKIMG
- the mazG gene encoding hypothetical protein produces the protein MNFSDYQRLSRRTAQYPSIGHAVIYPALGLTNEAGEVAGKIKKIFRDNAGVIGEADREALKAELGDVLWYLAQVCTELNLSLEDVAQHNLDKLASRQARGAIGGEGDER
- a CDS encoding hypothetical protein (possible pseudo, frameshifted); its protein translation is MHITASVFINDDESGLHHDFERWLEALAPEVPGPSHYRHNLTGEDNADAHLKRQVMGREVVVAVTDGRLDFGPVGADLLRRVRWDASQACAGQDHRRVTPTARAPPYRHSLAWCS
- a CDS encoding hypothetical protein (possible pseudo, internal stop codon, frameshifted), which translates into the protein MLDNFGAKAAPLLEQARQEGRSPHELLTLASIVEREAVIPAERPIIASVFFNRLRVGQPLQADPTTQYALGYQPDQGTWWKKGLTLEDLKFVDPGGYNTYTNPGLPPGPIANPGLSSIQAVLQPAQTNFYYFVASCNGDGSHQFSVTFQEHQAKLCR
- a CDS encoding hypothetical protein (possible pseudo, frameshifted), with translation MARTLALDIGNRRIGAAVSDVTKLIARPLCVIDRRREDAVARVLALVAEHEADEVVVGLPLHADGNISEQARQVQAFVEALGRAPRRADSLGG